A single window of Neospora caninum Liverpool complete genome, chromosome XII DNA harbors:
- a CDS encoding Zn-finger in ubiquitin-hydrolases and other protein, related, whose translation MRFHLVVDLPAQPAPCLGEASLSEAPGDLPLCCLSFPEESPSERRPVGERGATGAKLEGAGKAANSSRACASAVADAFCLPPFLRVPKPPPFPVFLSFDATPHLLQSRALHAASGASSHSSTSLSSLLSRPPSIDGQERAEEGPYPSSASSISSCASSPASPVTGGASREAESGEGGARHLPPCFVAAETADAGQPRPSAFSSSASSSSTFASSVVYVLGAPWTFSLPAFFGALDSYSPSIASVHIFSPSLFPPASGSPSRGRCCSAAAGFVASPAAPPPSSFSPGPSRTRDGGREKDGEVEKEEEGERSEAGGCTSGFYLLRGFVDAGCHLDSRAEADRAEGRQEREEATECAAAETDANPLETERRSESGQRALRRWFCVTRMVGPEAQRRQGERSASSEWHRAGDGEEEAAASDEDEATAKERVKGKGKATPKQCVGETTNFVSEAPEAGLRRRHASPKASRGSADTRGSAPCRGHLVGFYSAVLVFKRARDAARFSSAFHGLSFPHAPLASASPSAPAPSVWASAPRDVSSTVPAAPAVPARGGVQEVLSARAVASEERKRRQNRQDREARKEREVRGVSREAGAASNQRESAALRGTEVGCDCRHGSEARQLSPRLSAGMCLDVCRSSPSPLGTGEVEGRREAARSVWSSAACYVLPLTSLRYRCVLPPEAARGKDQAPLEGVGESPDTGGDRIAWRALEAFGSSAETQERQNEGRRTPGQEDAPRTPSAASLSVGPGLVPACPSPPLSEAAPAPWPAWEIPACPVCLERVDETATGIFTRPAGWKVADTRVSLAAVETYRRRMQASPNEARRRGEQPRDGEGAAGGEAGRKQPDGPGQRRGRSPVGCARPWPVPVAGVAEEVETVSSRFRPLAAAETAAIATCRVCFALLLAHFEAALAMIRQEQKKQAEGRAQEEDPQERDAGLFRCGRCPEENDLWLCLICGHCGCGRYRLGHAKAHSAATRHRFCLHLPSGRIWDYRGDVFVHRLLLPLASSSLPSLVLAPRPAAHVSTPEASPENDPTSPACPYTLSASESRFPLFSRAPALPRFPHYPLSPFASPRSLLFNLTRPRRISAGVTLPSAGKRDAPYPAMFPVPDPRHTALPNPSLPSLSPLPYPGSPLCSASSFSAVSASLRSAGAAREEATARETQTRETGEGQEVQPCQVQDTVSGDNRREQTGGSNSDLHRLQRQPSSAFSSALSPLSAGEARVLPGISRGKAADLGLPTERDSLSFPLSSPSFSDRFVPPRAFRSETPGGSLVPSAARGADFLPSEARAVRMQPEVSHSAGEAAAGRSICASGERGEAALEFSVKTGQETGGRGEDKLSPVAARLGEETGRVSEDATGRRSAWEGPCNRYHSPSDSRGEWVPGNAREGSAMDADVWPSPLFAYLPQPPRDSENPLAFLSWTQASRDEARTGDGASQRGARRYGVSQPRGGREDCVSVYSFCSACSTPQSSLSGEERKTASISSPYSPTASPSLLRQQPVEANQALCRLPASGVSAAFVRSSSTEALLPSWPDRPSSEPASAPDRSAVSPAQPPCVPLPSLYAPQCPAFVAPADRHGSSLDSFPVSAGANLTPATSRPPHWRPDAFFSSSSYVCLSPVDLGKESQLPLASPPDASLSSVCSALPLPCTSLDDASESLSLPFSSSPFPSPVPSPVPSSVPTSSLSAPFPSGLPSPLPLSSQPSSHSSFLAVPHYSAPPGANVVPRSPRRGPAAPAFPSASSSRLSPLSAPSVSPPFSSFASAGPPSEARESGAPQASVPPYPSYCALPYQSLPQSHPPASLRSWYLRALAPPPLSWRKRDSFNLLNPSGEGKSGTETSKRVGACVHREREREQERESDPRRGSAAFAPFSSPLFARDLDREDPGQEERRKPDTREGEEDRRASLGGGEGTSPPPLFRVESREEREPGGLRKLFCGDDDVHFLHEAVADGPSEADQSSSALSLFPCPFRARSPPFPGGPGGREERRPDEAAKGGDREGLSGVERRQGASGDSFLRGCAGASRHEGQVERSAERTPEAEADGPSFPPYNPFTCLPRGLFGEEGILIVPSLSSPQGEDSVGVDQGAAGDDASSVPYLSFTDRGPPSLLLSSSLFLFPIAASPPLPSLPSPSAQSEEAGKEEDTRQHAVDAPTRHANPGRAGADSWSARDRSREEGTAVGTRGMNVLLLRDTADHATWQEQLNSVLASQLAYQREIYEFRIRSEENAFIGEIEMATATTESLNEQSVSLQVQLADLACRRRDVLKRMKAAQQRVRHLREQNHFLRQLVESMRQAGATKSAVSPLCPRSSSGPVGSLSASSACRLSATDSPSCSSPSSASPSSSSMSFSPSAKAPSCASASAPGLPEESSLFAPSRPLEPKAPASFVSTQETLAATASCGEARATSEAPPMAASVDEACEPLAADRGRGRGVRHSSAVAVSVVSVASRILEPEQQAVDSSRPSWSQALAQEGNVSPRSAVSPALSMEPESTRREAEELRATERHLKEKKSKKAAERRKSHLSKKAKKKEPLNSEQTQPGPHASKEASLSVDTDGRKDKRPLANSSFSGPLSSGGKRKTDKGDEAKLALLDATVNALQAELARLYDALSQAERQS comes from the exons aTGCGCTTTCACCTGGTAGTCGATTTGCCGGCTCAGCCCGCGCCGTGCCTCGGGGAAGCGTCACTTTCCGAGGCGCCTGGCGATCTTCCcctctgttgtctctcttttcccgagGAGTCTCCCAGCGAGCGGAGACCGGTGGGCGAACGGGGCGCGACCGGTGCGAAGTTGGAAGGAGCTGGAAAGGCCGCAAATTCAAGCCGAGCGTGTGCGTCTGCAGTTGCTgacgcgttttgtctcccgcCGTTCCTCCGCGTTCCAAAGCCTCCTCCgttccccgttttcctcaGCTTCGACGCAACTCCCCATCTCCTCCAGTCCAGAGCCCTGCATGCGGCGTCTGGCGCGTCTTCTCACTCTTCCACTTCGCTCTCGAGCCTCCTGTCGCGACCACCTTCCATCGACGGACAGGAGCGGGCGGAGGAAGGGCCCTACCCGAGCTCGGCCTCCTCGATCTCctcctgcgcgtcctcgcccgcgtctcccgtcACCGGCGGGGCGTCGCGCGAAGCGGAGTCCGGAGAAGGCGGTGCTCGGCACCTGCCTCCGTGTTTCGTCGCCGCCGAAACTGCAGACGCTGGCCAGCCCCGcccttccgctttctcttcgtccgcttcctcctcctccactttcgcttcttctgttgtTTACGTCCTGGGCGCTCCGTGGACGTTTTCTCTGCCAGCTTTCTTCGGAGCGCTCGACTCTTACTCCCCGTCCATCGCTAGCGTTCAcatcttctcgccctcgctctttccacCGGCTTCcggctctccctctcgcggcCGCTGTTGCTCGGCTGCGGCTGGCTTTGTCGCTTCGCcggctgcgccgccgccatcctcgttctctcccggGCCGTCTAGAACGCGCGACGGGggacgcgagaaagacggggaggtggagaaagaagaggagggagagagaagcgaagccgGAGGCTGCACCAGCGGGTTCTATCTCCTTCGCGGATTCGTGGACGCCGGGTGCCACCTCGACTCTCGCGCCGAGGCAGACCGAGCAGAAGGGAggcaggagcgagaggaagcgaccGAATGCGCGGCCGCCGAGACGGACGCGAACCCGCTCGAGACAGAGCGCAGGAGCGAGAGCGGGCAGCGAGCGTTGAGGCGCTGGTTCTGCGTGACGCGCATGGTGGGaccggaggcgcagaggagacagggtgAGCGGAGTGCGAGCAGCGAGTGGCACAgagcgggagacggagaggaggaagcggccGCGAGTGACGAAGATGAAGCAACGGCCAAGGAGCGGGTTaaagggaaaggcaaggCGACTCCGAAGCAGTGCGTGGGCGAGACCACGAACTTTGTCTCAGAGGCGCCGGAGGCAGGGCTCCGAAGGCGTCACGCTTCTCCCAAGGCGAGTCGTGGGTCGGCAGACACGCGAGGTTCGGCCCCCTGCAGAGGCCATCTCGTGGGCTTCTACagcgccgtcctcgtcttcaaaCGCGCGCGCGATGCTGCACGTTTTTCCAGTGCGTTTCAcggcctctccttccctcacgcccctctcgcctcggcctcgccctcggcgccggcgccgtctgtctgggcctcggcgccgcggGATGTCTCTTCCACTGTCCCCGCAGCGCCGGCCGTTCCCGCTCGTGGAGGCGTGCAGGAGGTGCTCAGCGCCCGCGCAGTCGCcagcgaagagcgaaaaagaagacaaaacagacaagacagagaagcgagaaaagagagagaagtgcgGGGAGTGAGTCGAGAGGCTGGAGCTGCGTCGAATCAGAGAGAAAGTGCCGCCCTTCGTGGAACGGAAGTCGGTTGCGACTGTCGACACGGAAGCGAGGCTAGGCAGCTGTCGCCTCGGCTTTCTGCTGGCATGTGTCTGGATGTctgccgttcctctccgtctcctctcgggaCAGGAGAGGTTGAAGGTCGccgagaggccgcgcgcTCCGTTTGGAGTTCAGCCGCGTGCTACGTTCTCCCCCTCACGTCTCTCCGCTATCGGTGCGTCCTCCCCCCGGAGGCTGCGCGAGGGAAGGACCAGGCTCCACTTGAAGGCGTCGGAGAAAGCCCGGACACCGGCGGCGACCGAATTGCGTGGCGAGCGCTAGAGGCGTTTGGGAGCTCGGCAGAaacgcaagagagacagaacgaagGGAGGCGCACTCCTGGGCAGGAAGACGCCCCACGGACGCCCAgcgccgcttctctgtctgttgGGCCAGGTCTCGTGCCCGCTTGTCCTTCGCCCCCTCTCTCCGAAGCTGCTCCGGCGCCGTGGCCGGCGTGGGAAATTCCAGCGTGTCCTGTGTGCCTCGAGCGCGTCGACGAAACCGCGACGGGAATCTTCACTCGGCCGGCAGGCTGGAAGGTCGCGGAcactcgtgtctctctcgcggctgtcGAGACGTAtcggaggcgcatgcaggcgtcgccgaacgaggcgcgccgtcgcggggAGCAAcccagagacggcgagggagcggctggcggcgaggcggggcggAAACAGCCGGACGGGCCGggacagcggcgaggcagatCACCGGTGGGGTGTGCTCGGCCTTGGCCTGTGCCCGTCGCGGGAGTCGCAGAGGAAGTGGAGaccgtctcgtctcgctttcgtcctctcgccgccgcggagacagctgcaaTCGCCACGTgccgcgtctgcttcgcgcttcttctcgcacacttcgaggcggcgctggcgaTGATCCgacaggagcagaagaaacaggcggaggggcgagcgcaggaagaagacccgcaggagcgagacgcaggacTCTTTCGCTGCGGCCGCTGcccggaagaaaacgactTGTGGCTGTGCCTGATTTGCGGCCACTGCG GCTGTGGTCGGTATCGCCTTGGCCATGCGAAGGCTCACAGCGCGGCTACGCGTCATCGGTTTTGTCTCCACTTGCCTTCTGGGCGCATCTGGGACTACAGGGGAGATGTGTTTGTCCatcgtctgcttcttcctcttgcgtcttcttctctgccttctttggTGCTCGCACCTCGTCCTGCGGCGCATGTCTCCACGCCTGAGGCGTCTCCGGAGAACGACCCTACCAGTCCCGCGTGTCCGTACACCCTGTCTGCCTCGGagtcgcgctttcctctcttctcgcgtgcacctgcgctgcctcgctttccccattatcctctctctcccttcgcttcgcctcgctcgcttctcttcaaCCTCACCCGACCACGACGCATCAGCGCCGGCGTCACGTTGCCGAgtgcagggaagagagacgcgccctACCCTGCAATGTTTCCCGTCCCAGACCCTCGACATACTGCTCTGCCAAATCCTTCTCTCCCaagtctctcgcctcttccttaTCCcggttctcctctctgttccgcctcttccttctcggctgtctctgcttctctccgctctgcGGGCGCCgcgcgggaagaggcgacggcacgagagacgcagacgagagagacaggcgagggaCAGGAGGTTCAACCCTGTCAGGTCCAGGACACGGTCAGTGGCGACAATCGCCGAGAGCAGACAGGAGGCTCCAACTCGGATCTCCACCGACTCCAGAGACAGCCCAGTTCCGCTTTTTCGtctgcgctgtcgccgctttcggccggagaggcgcgagttCTTCCAGGCATCTCCAGGGGGAAGGCCGCGGATCTCGGCCTCCCCACCGAGCGCGATTCCTTgagtttccctctctcgtcaCCCTCTTTTTCTGACCGGTTCGTTCCGCCTCGCGCTTTCCGGTCCGAGACGCCAGGCGGGTCTCTTGTCCCCTCTGCTGCACGCGGCGCGGATTTCCTGCCTtccgaggcgcgcgcggtgcgcatgcagcccgaGGTCTCGCACTCCGCAGGGGAGGCCGCAGCAGGCCGAAGCATTTGTGCgagcggcgagcgaggcgaggcggcgctcgaATTCTCCGTGAAGACGGggcaagagacaggcggacGCGGAGAGGACAAGCTCTCTCCAGTCGCGGCTAGGCTGGGGGAAGAGACCGGAAGAGTCTCGGAGGACGCGACGGGAAGACGATCTGCGTGGGAGGGGCCATGCAACAGGTATCATAGCCCCAGTGACTCCCGGGGGGAGTGGGTACCCGGAAACGCGCGTGAAGGCAGTGCCATGGACGCTGATGTGTGGCCTTCGCCGTTGTTTGCTTATCTTCCTCAACCTccaagagacagcgagaaccCCCTAGCGTTTCTTTCTTGGACGcaggcgagcagagacgaagcgcgaacgggagacggggcgagccagcgaggagcgaggcggtACGGTGTCTCGCAGCCCAGGGGGGGCCGAGAAgactgcgtctccgtctaCTCCTTCTGCTCTGCGTGTTCAACTCCGCAGTCGTCTTTGTCCGGcgaggaacggaaaacggCGTCGATCTCTTCCCCTTACTCCCCCactgcttcgccctctctcttgcggCAGCAGCCTGTGGAGGCCAACCAGGccctctgtcgcctcccagcgtcgggtgtctctgctgctttcGTCAGATCCTCTTCGACGGAggctcttctgccttcgtgGCCGGATCGGCCTTCGTCGGAGCCTGCGTCTGCGCCCGACCGAAGTgcagtgtctcctgcgcAGCCGCCGTGcgttcctctgccttctctctatGCACCCCAGTGtcccgccttcgtcgctcctgCAGATCGACACGGGTCTTCCCTCGattcttttcctgtctccgcgggggCGAATCTGACCCCCGCCACCTCACGCCCGCCGCACTGGCGACCTgacgcgttcttctcctcgtccaGCTAcgtgtgcctttctcctgtcgATCTCGGCAAAGAGTCGCAGCTTCCCTTGGCTAGCCCTCCTgatgcatctctctcttctgtctgctCTGCCTTGCCTCTCCCTTGCACGTCTCTGGATGATGCTTCCGAGTcactctcgcttcctttctcttcttctcctttcccttctcctgttccttctcctgtcccttcttctgtcccgacttcttctctttcggcgcctttcccgtcaggtcttccttccccgcttcctctttcttcgcagcCGTCGTCTcattcttcctttctcgcagTTCCTCACTATTCGGCCCCTCCAGGCGCCAATGTGGTGCCGCGATCTCCACGCCGTGGACCCGCGGCTCCGGCCTttccctccgcctcttcctcccgtctctctccgctttccgcTCCGTcagtgtctccgccgttctcttcctttgcaAGCGCGGGGCCTCCGTCGGAAGCCAGGGAGTcaggcgcgccgcaggcgtccGTCCCGCCCTATCCGTCTTACTGTGCTCTCCCCTACCAGTCTCTGCCGCAGTCGCATccccctgcgtctctgcggtCGTGGTATCTGCGCgccctcgcgccgccgcccctGTCctggaggaaacgagacagcTTCAATCTGCTCAACCCGTCGGGCGAAGGGAAAAGCGGGACAGAGACTTCGAAACGTGTCGGCGCGTGTGTGCACCgggagagggagcgagaacaggagagagagtcggACCCGCGACGGGGATCGGCTGCCTTCGCGCCattttcgtctccgctcttcgcgcGGGACCTCGACCGCGAGGACCCAGGACAGGAAGAGCGGCGGAAACCGGAcaccagagaaggcgaggaagacagacggGCGAGCCTCGGAGGTGGGGAAGGAACTTCTCCCCCGCCGCTCTTCAGAGTCgagtcgcgagaagaaagggaaccaGGAGGGCTGCGGAAGCTCTTTTGTGGTGACGACGACGTTCACTTTCTCCACGAGGCGGTGGCTGACGGTCCATCAGAAGCCGAtcagtcttcttccgctttgtctctgtttccctgtcctttccgcgcgcgttcgccgccGTTCCCAGGCGGACCTGGAGGGCGGGAAGAGCGGAGGCCggacgaggccgcgaagggcggagacagagaggggcTCTCGGGAgtcgagcggagacagggcgcgagcggagacagttTCCTTCGCGGCTGTGCTGGGGCCAGTCGACATGAAGggcaggtggagagaagcgcggagAGAACCCCAGAAGCCGAGGCCGACGGGCCGAGTTTTCCACCGTATAATCCGTTCACCTGTCTCCCGAGAGGCCTTttcggagaggaaggaatcCTCATCGttccgtcgctgtcttctccacAGGGAGAGGACAGCGTGGGGGTGGACCAGGGAGCGGCAGGAGACGACGCCTCGTCGGTGCCGTATCTTTCCTTCACTGACCGAGGCCcaccttctcttctgctctcgtcttctctctttttgtttcctatcgctgcttcgccgccgctgccgtctcttccctcgccttccgctcaaagtgaagaagcgggaaaagaggaagacactcGGCAGCATGCAGTCGACGCGCCCACAAGACACGCAAACCCAGGGCGCGCGGGCGCTGACAGctggagcgcgagagaccggTCCCGCGAGGAGGGAACCGCCGTGGGAACTCGCGGCATGAacgttttgcttcttcgaGACACCGCGGATCACGCGACGTGGCAAGAGCAACTCAACAGCGTTCTCGCCAGCCAGCTCGCGTATCAGCGCGAGATCTACGAGTTCCGAAtcaggagcgaggagaacgcgTTCATCGGGGAGATTGAGATGGCGACGGCCACCACAGAAAGCCTAAACGAGCAGAGCGTCAGTTTGCAG GTTCAACTCGCGGACTTGGCGTGTCGCAGGCGAGACGTGCTCAAACGCATGAAAGCCGCGCAACAGAGAGTCCGACACCTTCGCGAACAGAATCACTTCCTTCGACAGCTGGTCGAGTCGATGAGGCAGGCGGGCGCAACGAAGAgtgcggtgtctccgctctgCCCTCGGTCTTCTTCCGGTCCTGTGGGttcgctttccgcctcttctgcctgtcgCCTGTCCGCCACCGACTCGCCTTCCTgttcctccccttcctctgcgAGCCCGAGCTCTTCCTCCATGTCTTTTTCACCTTCCGCCAAGGCCCCGTCGTGCGCTTCGGCGTCCGCTCCTGGCCTTCCCGAggagtcttctctcttcgctccctcgCGTCCTTTGGAGCCGAAGGCGCCTGCGTCCTTTGTCTCCACCCAGGAGACACTTGCTGCGACGGCCTCGTGtggggaagcgagagcgacgtCTGAGGCGCCGCCAATGGCAGCTTCTGTCGACGAGGCTTGTGAGCCTCTGGCCGCAGACAGAGGACGCGGGCGGGGAGTTCGACATTCTTCGGCcgttgctgtctctgttgtctcGGTTGCGTCGCGCATTTTGGAGCCCGAGCAGCAGGCAGTCGACTCGAGTCGTCCTTCCTGGTCGCAAGCACTCGCTCAAGAAGGGAATGTGTCTCCTCGATCCGCCGTGTCTCCGGCCTTGTCAATGGAGCCCGAGTCGACGCGgcgggaagcagaggaacTGCGTGCAACGGAGAGGCAtctgaaagagaaaaagagcaagaaggctgcggaaaggcgaaagagccATCTctcgaagaaggcaaagaagaaggaacccTTGAATTCGGAGCAGACGCAGCCAGGACCGCACGCCTCCAAGGAGGCGAGCCTCAGCGTAGATACAgacggaaggaaagacaaacgGCCTTTGGCCAACTCCAGTTTTTCGGGCCCGCTTTCTTCAGGCGGCAAACGGAAGACAGACAAAGGTGATGAAGCGAAACTCGCATTGCTGGATGCCACCGTGAATGCTCTACAAGCCGAG
- a CDS encoding Os06g0732000 protein, related: MVKVRAYELRGKSQKELVKQLEDLKKELAQLRVAKVTGSAASKLSKVTEVRKGIARVLTVYTQKQREEARAAFKGKKFIPHDLRTKKTRAIRRRMTASQTRKMTVRKMKRTQNVPKRKFALIA, translated from the exons ATG GTGAAGGTTCGCGCGTACGAGTTGCGAGGAAAGTCGCAGAAGGAGTTGGTGAAGCAACTGGAGGACTTGAAGAAGGAGCTTGCTCAACTCCGAGTCGCCAAGGTTACTGGCAGCGCCGCCTCGAAGCTGTCCAAGGTAACCGAGGTGCGCAAGGGCATTGCGCGCGTGCTCACCGTCTACACtcaaaagcagagagaggaggcgcgggcaGCCTTCAAGGGAAAGAAGTTCATTCCCCATGACCTTCGCACCAAGAAAACCCGCGCCATCCGCCGCCGTATGACGGCATCCCAGACAAGGAAAATGACCGTCAG GAAGATGAAGCGCACTCAGAACGTCCCCAAGAGAAAGTTCGCCTTGATTGCCTAA